In Candidatus Promineifilum breve, one genomic interval encodes:
- the amrB gene encoding AmmeMemoRadiSam system protein B, with product MNDHAVRSPAVAGRFYPADPDQLEAEVQRYLNAARAPEDCLDPPLVKAVIVPHAGYPYSGPIAASAYVQLACSDVPVRRFILLGPAHFAPVDGLALSGATAFDTPLGRVPVDAAARDALASFPAVVIDDYAHRPEHCLEVELPFLQTLFPDFSIVPLLVGEATAEQVAEVLEVLWGGPETRIVISSDLSHYHDHATARRLDEETAAAIVALRPEELREDCACGRAAIAGLLLAARRRAMHAELVDLRSSGDTGGPLDRVVGYGAFLFTAPAPAAY from the coding sequence ATGAATGACCATGCCGTTCGTTCCCCCGCCGTGGCCGGTCGCTTCTATCCGGCCGACCCCGACCAACTGGAAGCCGAGGTGCAGCGCTATCTCAACGCCGCCCGCGCCCCCGAGGATTGCCTAGATCCGCCGCTGGTGAAGGCGGTCATCGTTCCCCACGCCGGTTATCCCTACTCCGGCCCCATCGCCGCCTCGGCCTACGTGCAACTGGCCTGTAGCGACGTGCCCGTGCGGCGCTTCATCCTGCTCGGCCCGGCCCACTTCGCGCCGGTCGATGGGCTGGCTCTCAGCGGCGCGACCGCCTTCGACACGCCGCTCGGCCGCGTGCCGGTCGACGCCGCCGCCCGCGACGCGCTGGCCTCATTCCCGGCTGTGGTCATCGACGATTACGCCCACCGGCCGGAGCATTGCCTGGAGGTGGAACTGCCCTTCCTGCAAACCCTGTTCCCCGATTTCAGCATCGTGCCCCTGCTGGTGGGCGAGGCCACGGCCGAGCAGGTGGCCGAGGTACTGGAGGTGCTGTGGGGCGGCCCGGAGACGCGCATCGTCATCAGTTCCGACCTGAGCCACTACCACGACCACGCCACCGCCCGCCGGCTGGACGAAGAGACAGCCGCGGCCATCGTCGCCCTGCGGCCGGAGGAGCTGCGCGAAGATTGCGCCTGCGGCCGGGCGGCCATCGCCGGGCTATTGCTGGCCGCCCGCCGCCGGGCCATGCACGCCGAACTGGTCGACCTGCGCTCCTCCGGCGACACCGGCGGCCCGCTCGACCGCGTCGTCGGCTATGGCGCATTCCTCTTCACCGCGCCCGCCCCGGCGGCTTATTAA
- a CDS encoding potassium channel family protein has product MPAVRRDLRRGVRRAAGALGGAAATGAVGDGGGGLSDGAWRRNVRAAWRDTLLLLRQFAAPLLLFSLIIVGGGLLYYALARLAGEPVDSPAEAIYLTLGLAFFQPNGEFPHEWYLQLFYFAVPVLGLGILAAGLADFGRLFFNRRTRRKEWEMAVASTFNRHLVLIGLGHLGYRVMETLVNNGQQVVVIEHDPKPQLLEGARRLGVPVIQADGRSPEALEGAGTARARAILLCTQNDVLNLQIAFAAQRLNPTIEVVVRIFDDEFAADVAARFGFRALSATGLAAPAFASAASGVDVTRPITVDGRPFSLASLTLGRGSRLAGRAVGDIEGAFEVSVVLLRRDGASDPHPAAERRVAEGDVVAVLGEPERIARLTAENQ; this is encoded by the coding sequence GTGCCGGCAGTGCGGCGCGACCTGCGCCGGGGTGTTCGACGGGCCGCCGGGGCGCTGGGGGGCGCGGCGGCAACCGGTGCGGTTGGCGATGGCGGGGGCGGTCTGAGCGACGGGGCGTGGCGGCGCAATGTGCGGGCGGCGTGGCGCGACACGCTGTTGCTGCTGCGGCAGTTCGCCGCGCCGCTGCTGCTCTTCTCGCTGATCATCGTCGGCGGCGGGCTGCTCTACTACGCCCTGGCCCGCCTGGCCGGCGAGCCGGTGGACAGCCCGGCCGAGGCCATTTACCTGACGCTGGGGCTGGCCTTCTTCCAGCCCAACGGGGAGTTCCCCCACGAGTGGTATCTGCAACTGTTCTATTTCGCCGTGCCGGTGTTGGGGCTGGGCATTCTGGCCGCCGGGCTGGCCGATTTCGGCCGCCTGTTCTTCAACCGCCGGACGCGCCGCAAGGAGTGGGAAATGGCTGTCGCTTCCACGTTCAACCGCCATCTGGTATTGATTGGGTTGGGCCATCTGGGCTATCGGGTCATGGAAACGCTGGTCAACAACGGCCAGCAGGTGGTGGTCATCGAGCACGATCCCAAGCCGCAACTGCTGGAGGGGGCGCGGCGGCTGGGCGTGCCGGTCATCCAGGCCGACGGCCGCAGCCCCGAAGCGCTGGAGGGTGCGGGCACGGCGCGGGCGCGGGCCATCCTGCTGTGCACCCAAAATGACGTGCTGAACTTGCAGATCGCCTTTGCGGCCCAACGGCTGAACCCCACCATCGAGGTCGTGGTGCGCATCTTCGATGACGAGTTCGCCGCCGACGTGGCGGCCAGGTTCGGCTTCCGCGCCCTGAGCGCCACGGGGTTGGCCGCGCCGGCCTTCGCCTCGGCCGCGTCGGGCGTCGATGTGACCCGGCCCATCACCGTCGACGGCCGGCCGTTTAGCCTGGCCAGCCTGACGCTGGGCCGCGGGTCGCGGCTGGCCGGGCGGGCGGTGGGCGACATCGAAGGCGCGTTCGAGGTCAGCGTGGTGCTGCTGCGGCGCGATGGGGCGTCTGACCCGCATCCGGCGGCCGAGCGCCGCGTGGCCGAGGGGGATGTGGTGGCGGTGCTGGGCGAGCCGGAACGGATCGCGCGGCTGACGGCGGAAAACCAGTAA
- a CDS encoding FadR/GntR family transcriptional regulator — protein sequence MEPDNFSSNLRRRTLAEQMADALTEAILAGHWAAGQALPTEPELAAQFAVSRAVVRDATRMLVARGLVDAQHGRGVFVTGSPLAAFGDALLLALRRAGATVWDVERFEQMVLPEVMAEAARRATDEEVAEIRRAAETYHATFAEVTGQSWDRGELTPAERERVMAAFRDLYGAFFAATHNALWALLAEPLLRLRAPRSWQTGGMTAAEFIAHERRLIDARVEAITARDPARAREVGRSLVVLPPEAEAAMRATPVGDVASIPLPLSAQVRRTF from the coding sequence GTGGAACCAGACAACTTTTCGAGCAACCTTAGACGCCGGACGCTGGCCGAGCAAATGGCCGACGCGCTGACCGAGGCCATTCTGGCCGGTCATTGGGCCGCGGGCCAGGCGCTGCCGACCGAGCCGGAGTTGGCCGCCCAATTCGCGGTCAGCCGGGCCGTCGTGCGTGACGCCACGCGGATGCTCGTCGCGCGCGGGTTGGTCGACGCGCAACACGGCCGCGGTGTCTTCGTCACCGGCTCGCCCCTGGCTGCCTTCGGCGACGCGCTGCTCTTGGCACTGCGCCGCGCCGGGGCGACGGTCTGGGACGTGGAACGGTTCGAGCAGATGGTGCTGCCGGAGGTGATGGCCGAGGCCGCGCGGCGGGCGACGGACGAAGAAGTAGCCGAGATACGGCGCGCGGCCGAAACCTACCATGCCACCTTTGCCGAAGTGACAGGGCAAAGCTGGGATCGGGGCGAGCTGACCCCGGCCGAGCGCGAGCGGGTGATGGCCGCGTTTCGCGATCTCTATGGGGCCTTCTTCGCGGCGACCCACAACGCGCTATGGGCCTTGTTAGCCGAGCCGCTGCTGCGCTTGCGCGCGCCGCGCTCCTGGCAGACGGGCGGGATGACGGCCGCAGAGTTCATCGCCCACGAGCGGCGGCTGATCGACGCGCGGGTCGAGGCGATCACGGCTCGCGACCCGGCCCGCGCCCGCGAGGTGGGCCGCTCGCTGGTGGTGCTGCCGCCGGAAGCCGAGGCCGCCATGCGCGCCACCCCGGTCGGCGACGTAGCCAGCATTCCGCTGCCCCTGAGCGCCCAGGTGCGACGCACTTTCTGA
- a CDS encoding amidohydrolase produces the protein MKRYFWLGLLSGLLLTACAASFSDPAPLPTVSPDAHYIFYNGHILTMNTGQQQAQAIAILGQKIEAVGNDSDVLALRRPHSVVVDLQGQTLMPGFVDPHSHIFNDAEQYLDMTVVEAQQVALENGITTIGAMYVTEEFLREMQEINRAGQLQIRTSLYLVITDNCGELQGDWWQEHAPTRAAGELLRVGGVKIFTDGGTCRRPALSYELEPGLGMGDLFFSQQEFDGLVAEAQAAGFQVVTHAIGDRAIEQAQNAIAAALAGQPNTLRHRIDHNSVIRPELLSRYGEIGIVPVIFGPYPLCEPFGPPPPPEYQAWEWPWRALLDANPGLPVAWHGDDPFFGRIRPLDDLYSLVTRNEVDQDGRVCESPAWQKAHAVTVAEALPMMTINAAYALFRDEEVGSLEPGKYADLIVLTGNPMTIEPETIRELNVALTMVGGRVAHCAAEMQTLCASTTALR, from the coding sequence GTGAAGCGATATTTTTGGCTGGGATTGTTATCGGGGCTGCTCCTCACGGCTTGTGCGGCGTCGTTCTCCGACCCGGCACCCTTGCCGACGGTTAGCCCCGACGCCCATTACATATTCTACAACGGCCACATTCTGACCATGAACACCGGCCAACAACAGGCCCAGGCGATCGCCATTCTCGGCCAGAAGATCGAGGCCGTGGGGAACGACAGTGACGTGCTCGCGCTGCGCCGTCCGCACTCGGTCGTCGTTGACCTGCAAGGCCAAACGCTCATGCCCGGTTTTGTGGATCCCCATAGCCACATTTTTAACGACGCCGAGCAGTATCTGGATATGACCGTGGTCGAGGCCCAGCAGGTGGCGTTGGAAAACGGGATCACGACAATCGGCGCTATGTATGTCACCGAGGAATTCCTGCGGGAGATGCAGGAGATCAATCGCGCCGGTCAGTTGCAAATCCGCACCAGCCTTTATCTGGTCATTACCGACAATTGCGGTGAGTTGCAAGGCGATTGGTGGCAAGAACATGCACCGACACGCGCCGCGGGCGAGTTGCTGCGCGTCGGCGGCGTGAAGATTTTCACCGACGGTGGCACTTGCCGGCGCCCGGCGTTGAGCTATGAACTGGAGCCAGGCCTGGGGATGGGTGACTTATTCTTCAGTCAGCAGGAATTCGATGGGTTAGTGGCCGAGGCCCAGGCCGCCGGCTTCCAGGTGGTCACCCACGCCATCGGCGACCGGGCCATTGAGCAGGCACAAAACGCAATTGCCGCCGCGCTGGCTGGGCAACCCAACACGTTGCGCCATCGCATCGATCACAATAGCGTCATCCGCCCCGAATTGTTGTCGCGCTATGGCGAGATCGGCATCGTACCGGTGATCTTCGGCCCGTATCCTCTGTGTGAGCCGTTCGGCCCGCCCCCGCCGCCGGAGTACCAGGCCTGGGAATGGCCCTGGCGCGCGCTGCTGGATGCTAACCCCGGCTTGCCGGTGGCCTGGCATGGCGACGATCCGTTTTTCGGCCGTATTCGCCCGCTGGACGATCTATATAGTCTGGTGACGCGCAACGAGGTCGATCAGGACGGCCGCGTCTGCGAATCTCCCGCCTGGCAAAAAGCCCACGCCGTCACCGTTGCCGAGGCTCTGCCGATGATGACGATCAATGCCGCCTATGCCCTTTTTCGCGATGAGGAAGTGGGCAGTCTGGAACCGGGTAAGTACGCCGACCTGATCGTGCTGACCGGTAATCCAATGACGATTGAGCCGGAGACGATTCGAGAGCTGAACGTTGCGCTGACGATGGTCGGCGGCCGGGTTGCCCATTGTGCGGCCGAGATGCAGACGTTGTGTGCTAGTACAACTGCTCTTCGATAG
- the amrS gene encoding AmmeMemoRadiSam system radical SAM enzyme → MEPVTGTPTTYWHRLADGRVQCDVCPRACKLQDGQRGLCFVRGAADGQIVLTTYGRSSGFCVDPIEKKPLNHFLPGTPVLSFGTAGCNLACKFCQNWDISKSREWDTLADAASPDAIAEAAQRLGCRSVAFTYNDPVIFMEYAIDVADACHARGLKAVAVTAGYITAAARPEFFAHMDAANVDLKGFTEDFYRDVCAAELAPVLDTLRYLKHETGVWFELTTLLIPGLNDSDAELDAMTRWVVAELGPDVPMHFTAFHPDYKMLDRPPTPAATLSRARRIALANGVRYAYTGNVHDEAGGTTHCHNCGQRLIGRDWYTLTAWHLTDDGQCRQCGATCAGVFDGPPGRWGARRQPVRLAMAGAV, encoded by the coding sequence ATGGAACCGGTGACCGGAACGCCGACAACCTATTGGCATCGTCTGGCCGACGGGCGGGTGCAGTGCGACGTGTGTCCGCGGGCCTGCAAGCTGCAAGACGGCCAGCGCGGCCTGTGCTTCGTGCGCGGCGCGGCCGATGGGCAGATCGTGCTGACCACCTACGGCCGCTCCAGTGGCTTCTGCGTCGATCCCATCGAGAAGAAGCCGCTCAACCACTTCCTGCCGGGCACGCCGGTATTGTCGTTCGGCACGGCCGGCTGCAATCTGGCCTGCAAGTTCTGCCAGAACTGGGACATCAGTAAGTCGCGCGAATGGGACACGCTGGCCGACGCCGCCTCGCCCGACGCCATCGCCGAAGCTGCCCAGCGGCTCGGCTGCCGCAGCGTGGCCTTCACCTATAACGACCCGGTCATCTTCATGGAATACGCCATTGACGTGGCCGATGCCTGCCACGCCCGTGGTCTCAAGGCGGTGGCCGTGACCGCCGGCTACATCACCGCCGCCGCCCGGCCGGAATTCTTCGCCCACATGGACGCGGCCAACGTCGATCTGAAAGGGTTCACCGAGGACTTTTATCGCGACGTGTGCGCCGCCGAGTTGGCGCCGGTGCTCGATACGCTGCGCTACCTGAAGCACGAGACCGGCGTCTGGTTCGAGCTGACGACGCTGCTCATTCCCGGCCTCAACGACAGCGATGCCGAACTGGACGCCATGACCCGCTGGGTGGTGGCCGAACTGGGGCCGGACGTGCCCATGCACTTCACCGCCTTCCACCCCGACTACAAGATGCTCGACCGGCCGCCCACCCCGGCGGCCACCCTGAGCCGGGCGCGGCGCATCGCCCTGGCCAACGGCGTGCGCTACGCCTACACCGGCAACGTCCACGACGAGGCCGGCGGCACGACCCATTGCCACAACTGCGGCCAACGGCTCATCGGCCGCGACTGGTATACCCTGACGGCCTGGCATCTGACCGACGATGGGCAGTGCCGGCAGTGCGGCGCGACCTGCGCCGGGGTGTTCGACGGGCCGCCGGGGCGCTGGGGGGCGCGGCGGCAACCGGTGCGGTTGGCGATGGCGGGGGCGGTCTGA
- a CDS encoding deoxynucleoside kinase has product MSNVIAIVGNSGVGKTTLVEALRRARPLAVGLEQHAARPFQALMAADPPRYALANQIDYLLLRAEQERALRAGPTTGLIDGGLDLDFHGFTRLFHRRGYLTDAEFDLCARLYRQLRALLGPPDLILHLIAPLPVVEARYAQRGRALEIAQRADLALMEEFVADWIASVRDMPVITVDASADDFCGPDSILHLLDEIDRANRIVGGASSSTCA; this is encoded by the coding sequence ATGAGCAATGTAATCGCCATTGTCGGTAACTCGGGTGTGGGCAAGACCACGCTGGTGGAGGCACTGCGGCGAGCGCGGCCGTTGGCCGTGGGGTTGGAGCAGCACGCCGCGCGGCCGTTCCAGGCCCTCATGGCCGCCGACCCGCCGCGCTACGCCCTCGCCAACCAAATCGATTACCTGCTGTTGCGGGCCGAGCAGGAGCGCGCCCTCCGCGCCGGGCCAACCACCGGCCTCATCGACGGCGGCCTTGACCTCGACTTCCACGGCTTCACCCGCCTCTTTCACCGGCGCGGCTACCTGACCGACGCCGAGTTTGACCTGTGCGCCCGGCTCTACCGCCAATTGCGCGCCCTCCTCGGCCCGCCCGATCTTATCCTGCACCTGATCGCGCCGCTGCCGGTGGTGGAGGCTCGTTATGCCCAACGCGGCCGGGCGCTGGAGATCGCCCAACGCGCTGATCTGGCACTAATGGAGGAGTTCGTCGCCGACTGGATCGCCTCGGTCCGCGACATGCCGGTCATCACTGTCGATGCGTCGGCTGACGACTTTTGTGGGCCGGATTCAATTCTTCATTTACTTGACGAGATTGATCGCGCAAATAGGATTGTAGGTGGAGCTTCCAGCTCCACCTGCGCCTAG
- a CDS encoding sensor histidine kinase: MTHVYEQPIAAPQPNGTWRLRLARAGWVAITLFITAVFIAGAPTATTNQRQDWQFAEAAPAIWPYMSTFTFAAIVVALRFAALLVFYAVALLIARRKWDDWFALFVSAALLMVAFVFIGRGDTTTYVLPDRLLPIVPGLILATTTIFIFSWLLLFYLLPDGRFVPRWSAWFTLLPLPGLILLAASENFRWLIPSQIQAAVENGAWGFFMAGLVLAILAGLFAQIYRYRRVATPTQRQQMKWLLVGLGIQPLFILVSVFGLGLPLPPAWSALITLLFGLFAITLLPVTIALAVFRRRLWDVDPLINRTLVYGGLTLLVLLLYVALVGMAFMLFGETSNLFLAALAVGVTALLAQPIRTRLQQAVNRLMYGDRDDPATVLTRLGDQLATAAAPAETLPALVQTIAQALKLPYVAIETGDEEPAVLAESGGRPSFPLRLPLVYHAAPVGALLVAPRAPDEPFTPAERRLLDNIAQQAGAAVYAAQLTGHLQHSREQLVLAREEERRRLQRDLHDGLGPQLAALGMQLDVARGLAAGSPEAAALLARLSAETQTAIADIRRLVYDLRPPALDQFGLVGAVREYVAGQGNGGGPRLTLDTPETLPPLPAAVEVAAYRIMQEAVANCLRHAAAENCRIVLRINGGLHVEVTDDGRGLPPAVVGPKPTFGLGLASMRERAAELGGVCHVEAAPGGGTRVVATFPLPREVNP; the protein is encoded by the coding sequence ATGACCCACGTCTATGAACAACCGATTGCCGCGCCCCAACCGAACGGCACCTGGCGTCTCCGCCTGGCCCGCGCCGGCTGGGTCGCGATAACGCTCTTCATCACCGCCGTCTTCATTGCCGGCGCGCCTACGGCCACCACCAACCAGCGCCAGGATTGGCAATTCGCCGAAGCGGCCCCGGCCATCTGGCCCTACATGTCCACGTTTACCTTCGCCGCCATCGTCGTCGCCTTGCGCTTTGCAGCTCTGCTTGTCTTCTATGCCGTGGCCTTGCTCATCGCTCGCCGCAAGTGGGATGACTGGTTTGCTCTCTTCGTCTCGGCCGCGCTGCTCATGGTCGCCTTCGTCTTCATCGGCCGCGGCGACACCACGACCTACGTCCTGCCCGACCGGCTGCTACCGATCGTGCCGGGGTTAATCCTGGCGACCACGACTATCTTCATCTTTAGCTGGCTGCTCCTGTTCTATCTGCTGCCCGACGGCCGTTTCGTGCCCCGCTGGTCGGCCTGGTTCACTTTGTTGCCCTTGCCCGGTCTAATCCTGCTAGCCGCCTCTGAAAATTTCAGATGGCTCATCCCGTCGCAAATTCAGGCGGCCGTCGAAAACGGGGCCTGGGGGTTCTTCATGGCCGGGTTGGTATTGGCTATCTTGGCCGGGCTATTCGCCCAAATCTACCGCTACCGGCGCGTCGCCACGCCGACCCAGCGCCAGCAGATGAAGTGGCTGCTGGTCGGCCTCGGCATCCAGCCCCTGTTCATTCTCGTCAGTGTATTCGGCCTCGGCCTGCCCCTGCCGCCGGCCTGGTCGGCGCTCATTACCCTTCTCTTTGGCCTTTTCGCCATCACGCTGCTACCTGTCACCATCGCTTTGGCCGTCTTTCGCCGCCGCCTGTGGGACGTTGACCCGCTCATCAACCGCACGCTCGTGTACGGCGGGTTAACGCTGCTGGTCTTACTGCTCTACGTGGCGCTGGTTGGCATGGCCTTCATGCTGTTCGGCGAGACGTCGAACCTGTTTCTGGCGGCGCTGGCCGTCGGCGTGACCGCGCTGCTGGCCCAGCCAATCCGTACCCGCCTGCAACAGGCCGTCAATCGCCTGATGTACGGCGACCGCGACGACCCGGCGACCGTATTAACCCGCCTCGGCGACCAACTGGCGACGGCCGCCGCTCCGGCCGAGACACTGCCCGCCCTCGTCCAGACCATCGCCCAGGCCCTCAAGCTCCCCTACGTCGCCATCGAAACGGGCGATGAGGAGCCGGCCGTGCTGGCCGAGTCCGGCGGCCGGCCATCCTTTCCGCTACGCCTGCCCCTCGTCTATCACGCCGCGCCGGTGGGCGCGCTGCTCGTCGCGCCTCGCGCGCCGGACGAACCATTCACGCCGGCCGAGCGCCGTCTGCTGGACAACATCGCCCAACAGGCCGGCGCGGCCGTCTATGCCGCCCAACTGACCGGTCATCTACAGCACAGCCGCGAGCAACTGGTGCTGGCCCGCGAGGAAGAGCGCCGCCGGCTGCAACGCGATCTCCACGACGGCCTCGGCCCGCAACTGGCGGCGCTGGGCATGCAATTGGACGTGGCCCGCGGGCTGGCCGCCGGTTCGCCGGAGGCCGCCGCGCTGCTGGCAAGACTCTCGGCCGAGACCCAGACAGCCATCGCCGACATCCGCCGCCTCGTCTATGACTTGCGCCCGCCCGCGCTGGATCAGTTTGGGCTGGTCGGGGCCGTGCGGGAGTACGTCGCCGGGCAGGGCAATGGGGGCGGGCCGCGCCTGACGCTCGACACGCCGGAGACGCTGCCGCCGCTGCCCGCCGCCGTCGAGGTTGCCGCCTACCGCATCATGCAGGAAGCCGTCGCCAACTGCCTGCGCCACGCCGCGGCCGAGAACTGCCGCATCGTCTTGCGCATCAACGGCGGGCTACACGTGGAAGTGACCGACGACGGCCGCGGGCTGCCGCCGGCCGTCGTCGGCCCAAAGCCCACTTTCGGCCTCGGTCTGGCTTCCATGCGCGAGCGAGCGGCCGAATTGGGCGGCGTGTGCCACGTCGAGGCCGCGCCCGGCGGCGGCACGCGAGTGGTCGCCACCTTTCCCTTGCCGCGGGAGGTCAACCCATGA
- a CDS encoding MFS transporter has product MSYDDLITKKIRAIRARYYTITFLVWFSTALPLALSVLLAQARGLSLFEVGFALGVYSLTIVLLEVPTGGLADSVGRKRVALLAFVLAALYNLAFLLAFSFPALLLAMILYGVSRALSSGALDAWFVDALQAADPQVDLQPALAGAESVSLLALALGTVLGGALPRLLPGLPADGAAVVTPLAVPLVVALALKLVLVAAVALLIHDDRPAGGASWRAGLRAVPTLVRQAAGLSRANPRLLLLMAASFVAGLAVISLEALWQPFFAALPGMGDGDSAPTLLLGVIMAGNFLVAVAGNLLSVPLSRRLGGRHALVGALARLLQGASILVLAAAGALLPAVGFFWLAYLMGGVGLSPHATLLNAEIPAERRSAMLSVQSLAAYLGSFLGGAGLGYVADHTSIAVAWAIAGALTVVSLIPYLLLDARRARPESDRGTRQLFEQP; this is encoded by the coding sequence ATGTCATATGATGACCTTATCACTAAGAAAATACGTGCCATTCGCGCCCGCTATTACACCATCACCTTCCTGGTCTGGTTTTCCACCGCCTTGCCCCTTGCCCTGTCGGTGCTGCTGGCCCAGGCGCGCGGCCTGAGCTTGTTCGAGGTCGGCTTTGCGCTGGGCGTCTACTCGCTCACCATCGTCCTGCTCGAAGTGCCCACCGGCGGCCTGGCCGACTCTGTGGGCCGCAAGCGGGTGGCGCTGCTGGCCTTCGTGCTGGCCGCGCTCTACAACCTGGCTTTCCTGCTGGCCTTCTCGTTTCCCGCTCTGTTGCTGGCGATGATCCTCTACGGCGTCAGCCGCGCCCTCTCTTCCGGCGCGCTCGACGCCTGGTTTGTCGACGCGCTCCAGGCGGCCGATCCGCAGGTCGATCTCCAGCCCGCCCTGGCCGGGGCCGAATCGGTATCGCTGCTGGCCCTGGCCCTGGGTACAGTGCTCGGCGGCGCGTTGCCGCGGCTGCTCCCCGGCCTGCCGGCCGACGGCGCGGCTGTCGTCACGCCCCTGGCCGTGCCCCTCGTCGTCGCCCTGGCGCTCAAGCTGGTGCTGGTGGCCGCCGTCGCTCTGCTCATCCACGACGACCGGCCGGCGGGCGGCGCGTCGTGGCGCGCCGGCTTGCGCGCCGTGCCCACGCTGGTGCGTCAGGCCGCCGGCCTCAGCCGGGCCAATCCGCGTCTGTTGCTGCTCATGGCCGCCTCGTTCGTCGCCGGCCTGGCCGTGATCAGTCTGGAAGCGTTGTGGCAGCCGTTTTTCGCCGCACTGCCGGGCATGGGCGACGGCGATAGCGCGCCGACACTGCTGCTGGGCGTCATCATGGCCGGCAATTTTCTGGTCGCCGTGGCCGGTAATTTGCTGTCGGTGCCGCTGTCGCGGCGGCTGGGCGGCCGCCACGCGCTGGTGGGCGCTCTGGCGCGGCTGCTACAGGGTGCGTCCATCCTGGTCCTGGCCGCGGCCGGGGCGCTCCTGCCCGCCGTCGGCTTCTTCTGGCTGGCTTACCTGATGGGCGGCGTCGGCCTTTCGCCCCACGCGACGTTGCTCAACGCCGAAATACCGGCCGAACGCCGCTCGGCCATGCTCTCCGTGCAGTCGTTGGCCGCTTATCTGGGCAGCTTCCTGGGCGGGGCCGGTCTGGGCTACGTGGCCGACCATACCTCCATCGCCGTCGCCTGGGCCATCGCCGGGGCGTTGACCGTGGTATCATTGATACCCTACCTGCTATTAGACGCGCGCCGCGCCCGACCGGAGAGTGACCGTGGAACCAGACAACTTTTCGAGCAACCTTAG
- a CDS encoding DUF4399 domain-containing protein, translating to MNAEQRLLDWGFVLRWVAITTLTFLLLAVGLLLAACGGASEPVVRFAEPRDGASVAAPVRVVMAAENFTVEPAGDGALHDGAGHLHIMVDTPCVAAGQTIPKDETHLHFGDGSIETELALTPGEHTLCLQAADGAHTALPGEGMTHTISITVP from the coding sequence ATGAACGCAGAACAGAGACTACTGGATTGGGGTTTTGTGCTCCGCTGGGTGGCCATCACTACGCTGACTTTCCTCTTGCTGGCCGTCGGGTTGCTGTTGGCGGCCTGCGGCGGCGCGTCGGAGCCGGTCGTGCGCTTTGCCGAGCCGCGCGACGGGGCCAGCGTGGCCGCCCCGGTGCGGGTGGTCATGGCCGCCGAGAACTTCACGGTGGAGCCGGCCGGCGACGGCGCGCTCCATGACGGCGCGGGCCACCTCCATATCATGGTCGACACGCCCTGCGTCGCCGCCGGGCAAACCATTCCCAAGGATGAGACGCACCTGCACTTCGGCGATGGGAGTATAGAGACGGAACTGGCCCTTACTCCCGGCGAGCACACGCTCTGCCTCCAGGCGGCCGACGGCGCCCATACCGCGCTGCCCGGTGAGGGAATGACCCATACGATCAGCATAACTGTGCCTTAA